In Vibrio sp. FE10, the following are encoded in one genomic region:
- a CDS encoding transposase, with amino-acid sequence MRIIRLFIRYNYAPITFTDHGCSHFCQYPYQPRPLNFLLEYNKTWQRMVATDSTLRDIDDAETHSRDFDEFRRFINTQRQRFWHVHFAKKTQHPKATINYLGRYLKRPLIAGAKLAHYRGEANQSFRYLDHHTGKYETEEISQLKLIKRLIQHIPEKNFRMIRYFVFLPIVWLERSYLKRVTLWVWRGIRRRQHFDMVR; translated from the coding sequence ATGCGTATAATCAGGCTTTTCATTCGCTACAATTACGCCCCGATAACCTTTACTGACCATGGCTGCTCGCACTTCTGTCAATACCCATATCAACCTAGACCGCTTAACTTTCTCCTTGAGTACAACAAAACATGGCAACGCATGGTCGCGACTGACTCTACGCTGCGAGATATCGACGACGCAGAAACTCACAGCCGTGACTTTGATGAGTTTCGTCGTTTCATTAACACTCAACGACAACGCTTTTGGCATGTGCACTTTGCAAAGAAAACCCAGCATCCCAAAGCCACGATCAACTATCTTGGGCGTTACCTTAAACGCCCACTGATTGCTGGCGCAAAACTGGCTCATTATCGTGGTGAAGCTAACCAATCATTTCGTTATCTCGACCATCACACAGGGAAATATGAAACGGAGGAGATCAGCCAACTTAAGTTGATTAAACGTCTCATCCAGCACATCCCAGAGAAAAACTTTCGTATGATCCGCTACTTTGTTTTTTTGCCAATCGTGTGGTTGGAGAGAAGCTACCTAAAGCGCGTGACGCTCTGGGTATGGAGAGGTATCCGCCGCCGCCAGCACTTCGATATGGTCAGATAA
- a CDS encoding transposase: MEKDRLRESNRLEACTISGSHERVLLSIKRIVHILDDEIKDIEREIDVIISACPFMSKNHDLLMSVVGIGKVMSRELVYLFSAKSFSTDKQAAAFVGLTPRLNESGSFKGRTTLSKIGPSRIRSKIFLAAVSAGKYNPDIKAQKKRLLAAGKTKMQALGAAMRKLIQICFGVIKNQTRYQSELTLN, from the coding sequence TTGGAAAAAGATCGTTTGAGAGAAAGCAACCGACTTGAAGCTTGCACAATCAGTGGTTCTCATGAGCGAGTTCTGTTATCAATTAAACGAATTGTCCACATTTTAGATGATGAAATTAAGGACATTGAACGTGAAATTGATGTCATCATTTCGGCTTGTCCCTTCATGAGTAAAAATCATGATTTACTTATGAGTGTTGTAGGTATCGGAAAGGTCATGTCGAGAGAGCTAGTGTATTTATTTTCAGCCAAGAGCTTTTCAACAGACAAGCAAGCGGCTGCATTTGTAGGTCTTACGCCAAGGCTTAATGAGTCTGGCTCATTTAAAGGTAGAACCACATTGAGTAAAATTGGCCCATCTCGAATTCGGTCAAAAATATTTTTGGCTGCAGTTAGCGCTGGCAAATACAATCCCGATATCAAAGCACAAAAAAAGCGGCTATTAGCCGCTGGTAAGACAAAAATGCAAGCGTTAGGTGCAGCTATGAGAAAGCTAATTCAAATATGTTTTGGCGTTATAAAAAATCAGACAAGATATCAGTCTGAATTAACCTTAAATTAA
- a CDS encoding DUF6482 family protein: protein MNLLIESFEGGIYLAYQIIGEQKQLIKDDHQHPMKFLSVNQARDHFSDQGVASAMLVHNSAYDEMCGEHCGNTQPFEIDLKWS from the coding sequence ATGAACCTACTAATTGAATCATTCGAAGGCGGGATCTACTTGGCTTACCAAATCATTGGCGAGCAAAAACAGTTAATCAAAGACGACCACCAGCACCCAATGAAGTTTTTGAGTGTTAACCAAGCACGCGACCACTTTAGCGATCAAGGCGTGGCATCGGCAATGCTAGTTCACAACAGTGCCTACGACGAAATGTGTGGTGAGCATTGTGGTAACACCCAACCGTTCGAGATTGATTTGAAGTGGAGTTAA
- a CDS encoding alkyl/aryl-sulfatase, which produces MKKKHSIIAFSVLSVLSWNAQASNDITNQPKDASSYTTQKNETLKQYLDFANTADFDAASKGFIAKWPEKTIKDKDGNVVWDFSKYDFLNGEKDIATINPSLQRMAKLNNITGLFKVKDGVYQVRGFDLSVMTFIRGEKGWVVIDPLISPETAEAGLTLLKQHVEDKPVSAVIFTHSHVDHFGGILGVATEDAVKDGKVEVIAPEGFFDHSIAENLMAGNTMSRRASYMYGNLLQASEKGQVDGGLGKTTSTGAPGILKETVTVSETGDIETIDGLEFDFMMAQESEAPSEFMFYIPKYKTLMAAEVMTHTIHNISTLRGAKTRDASKWAEYVDEALITYGNKADVMVASHHWPTWGKDKIKEQLSKTRDSYKFVHDQTLRLANKGYTPNEISASIKLPESLDKEWYNRGYYGTVSHNARATYDFYFGAWWDGNPANLNPLTPTEEGKKYVEAIGGEDKVIEIAKQAIAKGEYRWAVTLLNNVTFTNPDNKDARYLEADAMEQLGYQAESGPWRNYYLGGAKELREGIKPVATPSTAAIAVNMPFDQFLKYLGVTVKPEAAKGMDMKVNIDVTDDGKYSMALNNSVLKSYKDRQFDDATFTVTLSRDVFEKMITKQSTLLEEMKTGEVKVSDPAKFKQLMSIFDQFELWFGVVTP; this is translated from the coding sequence ATGAAAAAAAAACACAGTATCATCGCTTTCTCTGTACTTTCTGTTTTATCGTGGAATGCACAGGCATCCAATGATATTACGAATCAGCCTAAAGATGCCTCCTCGTATACAACTCAAAAAAATGAAACCCTGAAGCAGTACTTAGATTTCGCCAATACTGCTGATTTCGATGCCGCAAGCAAAGGGTTTATTGCAAAATGGCCAGAAAAAACCATCAAAGACAAAGATGGCAACGTGGTATGGGATTTCAGCAAATATGACTTTTTAAATGGTGAAAAAGACATTGCGACTATTAACCCATCACTGCAACGCATGGCCAAGCTAAATAACATCACTGGTCTATTTAAAGTGAAAGATGGCGTGTATCAGGTGCGCGGCTTTGATTTGTCCGTGATGACTTTCATTCGGGGCGAAAAAGGCTGGGTCGTGATTGACCCACTGATTTCACCAGAAACAGCCGAAGCTGGGTTAACCTTGTTGAAGCAGCATGTGGAAGATAAACCTGTTTCCGCAGTAATTTTCACACACTCTCACGTTGACCACTTTGGCGGCATTTTAGGCGTGGCTACCGAGGATGCCGTTAAAGATGGCAAAGTGGAAGTGATTGCTCCAGAAGGCTTCTTCGACCATTCAATTGCAGAGAATCTGATGGCAGGTAATACCATGTCTCGCCGTGCTTCGTACATGTACGGTAACTTGTTGCAGGCGAGTGAAAAGGGGCAAGTGGATGGTGGTTTAGGCAAAACTACCTCGACAGGAGCACCGGGTATTCTGAAAGAAACGGTGACTGTATCGGAAACTGGGGATATTGAGACCATCGATGGCTTGGAGTTTGATTTCATGATGGCGCAAGAGTCTGAGGCGCCGTCAGAATTCATGTTCTACATTCCAAAATACAAAACGTTGATGGCAGCCGAAGTTATGACCCACACCATTCACAATATTTCGACCTTACGTGGAGCGAAAACTCGTGATGCTTCCAAGTGGGCTGAATACGTGGATGAAGCCTTGATCACATACGGAAATAAAGCCGACGTGATGGTAGCGTCGCACCACTGGCCGACATGGGGCAAAGACAAAATCAAAGAACAGCTGAGCAAGACTCGTGACAGCTACAAGTTTGTTCATGACCAAACCTTACGCTTAGCAAATAAAGGCTACACACCGAATGAGATTTCGGCCTCGATAAAGCTGCCTGAGTCATTAGACAAAGAGTGGTATAACCGAGGATATTACGGCACGGTATCGCACAATGCACGTGCTACATATGATTTTTACTTTGGTGCATGGTGGGACGGTAACCCTGCAAATTTGAACCCTCTAACACCGACTGAAGAAGGAAAAAAATACGTCGAAGCCATTGGTGGTGAAGATAAAGTGATCGAAATAGCCAAGCAGGCGATTGCTAAAGGGGAATACCGTTGGGCGGTTACCTTACTAAATAACGTAACCTTTACGAACCCTGATAACAAAGATGCACGTTATCTGGAAGCCGACGCGATGGAACAATTGGGTTACCAAGCCGAATCGGGTCCATGGCGTAACTACTACTTGGGTGGTGCAAAAGAGCTGCGTGAGGGAATTAAACCAGTGGCGACACCTAGCACTGCCGCGATTGCAGTGAATATGCCATTTGATCAGTTCTTGAAATATTTGGGAGTGACAGTAAAACCGGAAGCAGCCAAAGGCATGGATATGAAAGTGAACATCGACGTCACAGATGATGGAAAGTACTCGATGGCACTGAATAACTCGGTCTTGAAATCGTACAAAGATCGTCAGTTTGATGATGCGACCTTTACCGTGACGCTAAGCCGTGATGTATTTGAAAAGATGATCACTAAGCAATCAACTTTGCTTGAAGAAATGAAAACGGGTGAAGTGAAAGTATCAGATCCCGCAAAATTTAAGCAGTTAATGTCGATCTTTGATCAATTCGAATTATGGTTTGGCGTAGTTACACCATAA
- a CDS encoding transposase, which translates to MSGDGAYDTRACHAAIKMKRAVALIPPREGAAFWERGHPRNLAVGCQKLYGSNKYWKERYGYHKRSLSETAMYRVKQLLGGRLSLRNYNAQVGETYAMIKALNKLTGLGMPETCRVD; encoded by the coding sequence GTGTCTGGTGATGGTGCTTACGACACGAGAGCGTGTCACGCTGCTATTAAGATGAAGCGAGCCGTTGCGCTTATTCCCCCAAGAGAAGGGGCTGCCTTCTGGGAGCGTGGTCATCCTCGAAATCTTGCAGTAGGCTGCCAGAAGTTATACGGCTCAAATAAGTATTGGAAAGAGCGGTATGGTTACCACAAACGCTCACTCTCAGAAACGGCGATGTATCGAGTTAAACAGTTGCTAGGAGGACGATTGAGCTTAAGAAATTACAATGCACAGGTGGGTGAAACTTACGCGATGATAAAAGCGTTGAACAAGCTCACTGGGTTAGGCATGCCTGAAACTTGTCGTGTTGACTAA
- a CDS encoding NADH:ubiquinone reductase (Na(+)-transporting) subunit B yields MSLKKRLEDVAPRFEAGGKYEKLYPVYEAFATIFYTPGNVNRGLTHVRDSIDLKRIMILVWLATFPAMFWGMYNVGHQSVSALTSSYQLNELTLVIESSWRLSWAFGDAQSLMASGWGSQMLLGALYFLPVYATVFVVGGFWEVLFAVVRKHEVNEGFFVSSVLFALILPPTIPLWQAALGITFGIVVAKELFGGTGRNFLNPALAGRAFLYFAYPANMSGGLVWVAADGYSGATPLSQWYEGGSTSLMNNMTGEAITWMDAFIGNIPGSMGEVSSLLIMLTGLILIVMKIASWRIVAGVIVGLVVTSSLMNWIGSDTNSMFSMPFYWHFVLGGVAFGTFFMATDPVSAAFTNQSKWAYGILIGVMTVGIRVLNPAYPEGIMLAILFANLFAPLFDFVVKEQNIKRRQKRTVR; encoded by the coding sequence GCCCGGCAACGTAAACCGAGGCTTGACCCACGTTCGAGATAGTATCGATCTCAAGCGTATTATGATTCTGGTGTGGCTGGCGACTTTTCCTGCCATGTTCTGGGGGATGTATAACGTCGGACACCAGAGTGTCTCGGCACTAACATCCAGTTATCAACTCAATGAGCTGACCTTGGTTATCGAGAGCAGCTGGCGCTTGTCGTGGGCATTTGGTGATGCTCAATCCTTGATGGCAAGTGGCTGGGGAAGTCAGATGTTGCTCGGCGCTCTCTACTTCTTACCCGTTTACGCGACGGTTTTCGTTGTCGGTGGTTTTTGGGAGGTGTTGTTTGCCGTTGTGCGTAAACATGAGGTCAACGAAGGCTTCTTTGTTAGCTCGGTTCTCTTTGCCTTAATTCTTCCGCCGACTATCCCGTTATGGCAAGCTGCGCTAGGTATTACCTTTGGTATCGTTGTCGCGAAAGAGCTATTCGGTGGTACAGGACGTAACTTCCTTAACCCAGCCCTTGCTGGTCGAGCCTTTCTCTATTTCGCCTATCCTGCCAACATGTCGGGTGGCTTGGTATGGGTAGCGGCTGATGGTTATTCAGGCGCAACGCCTTTAAGCCAATGGTATGAAGGCGGCAGCACTTCGCTTATGAATAACATGACAGGTGAGGCGATCACTTGGATGGATGCCTTCATTGGTAATATCCCAGGATCGATGGGTGAAGTGTCTTCATTGCTCATCATGTTGACGGGTCTGATTCTGATTGTCATGAAGATCGCCTCTTGGCGCATTGTCGCCGGTGTGATTGTCGGCCTCGTCGTGACGTCGAGCTTGATGAACTGGATTGGCTCTGATACCAACTCGATGTTCTCGATGCCGTTCTACTGGCACTTTGTGTTAGGCGGTGTTGCTTTTGGTACTTTCTTCATGGCGACCGACCCAGTTTCTGCCGCTTTTACCAATCAGAGTAAGTGGGCTTACGGGATTCTTATCGGCGTAATGACGGTCGGTATTCGAGTGCTCAACCCTGCTTATCCAGAAGGCATCATGTTGGCCATCCTGTTCGCCAACCTCTTCGCACCATTGTTCGACTTTGTTGTGAAAGAGCAAAACATCAAACGCAGACAAAAACGCACAGTACGATAA